CCACATGACCGGTCTGCCGCACGAGCTGGACGCCGAGGCCGGAGCCCTCGTCGCCGAACTGGTGCCCGGCGTGGAGCAGATCAAGTTCGCCAACTCCGGTACGGAGGCGGTCACCTCCGTACTGCGGCTCGCCCGTGCCACTACGGGCCGCCAGCTGGTCGTCACCTTCGAGGGGCACTACCACGGCTGGAGCGAGACCGTTTTACGCGCGGGCAAGACCACGCTCCAGGTGCAGGGCACCCGGCCGACGGACGTCGTCCCGGGAGCGCCGGGAATGATCCCCGAGGCCCTCGGGCACACCGCGCAGGTGCCGTGGAACGACCCGGAGGCCGTCAAGGAGCTCTTCGCCCGGGACGGTGACCGAATAGCGGCGGTCATCCTGGAGCCGGTCCTGGCCAACGCCGGTGTGATCCCCCCGGCCCCCGGCTTCCTCCAGCTCCTGCGCGACCTGACCTCGCGCAGCGGATCGATGCTGATCTTCGACGAGGTCATCACCGGTTTCCGGGTCGCCCGGGGAGGGGCGCAGGAACGCTACGGCGTCGAGCCCGACCTCACGGTGCTGTCCAAGGTCATGGGCGGGGGGTTCCCCGTCGCCGCCTTCGGCGGACGGAAGGCCGCGATGCGGCTGTTCGCCTCGAACGAGGCGCACCACGCGGGTGTCTACGCCGGGAACCACGGGTCCCTCCGCGCGGTCGTCACCATGCTGACCAAGATCCGCGCGCAGCGCGGCCTCTACGAGGAACTCGAAGGCGTCGGCGCCGCCGCGGAGGACACGCTGCGCGAGGTCTTCGCCGCGGAGGGGCGGTCCGTGCACATCAACCGCGTCGGCACCCTGATGTGTGTGGCCCTGCTCAGGAAACCGCTCGAGAAGAGCGACACGCTGCGCGGCCTCGCCGAAGCCTTCGACTTCTCCCAGCACCGGCGGTTCCAGATCCTGGCCCAGAGGGAAGGCGTGTACTTCCACCCCAACCCGCTGGAGCCGTGGTTCCTGAGCACCGCGCACACCCGGTCCGTCCTCGACAAGGCGGCAGGGGCACTGCGGCGCGCACTGGTCGTCCTGGGATGACCGACGCGCGTGCCGCACTGCTCTCCCTGCTGCGCGACCGGTGCGCCCGCCTGGGGGACACGCCCTTGATCAGCGACGGCTCCGGGGCGACCGGCGCGCGGCGGCTGCTGGAGGACGTCGACGCCAAGGCCCGTGCCTGGCGTGCGGCGGGTGTCGGTCCGGGTGCCCTGGTGGGGACCGTCGCCTGGCCCGCGGCGGAGTTCGTCAGCGATGTGTTCGCGATCATCTCCACGGGAGCGGTCGCCGTACCGCTCTCGCGCCGGCAGACGCCGTGGGAGCTGCAGCGCATCCAGGAACGCTGCGCGCTCGACTTCCTGTCGGCCGCCCACGATTCGCCGCTGGCTCTTGCGGTCACGGCCGTGTCCCGCGGCGCACGGACGCTGAGCCGTGCCCCGGCATCCGGCCGGGAAGCGACGCGGGGCCGTGCCTTCGCCGAGGCGGCCACGGCACAGATCACCTCGGGCACCACCGGGTACCCCAGGGTCGCGCTCCGCTCCGCTTCCGCCCTGCTGGCCGAGGCGGAGCACTACCGCGTGGCCCTGGACCTCGGTCCGGAGAGCCGGCTGCTCTGTCCCGTACCCCTGCAGCACGCGTACGGCTTCGGACTGTGCGCCCTCGCCGCCCCCCTGGCGGGGGCCCCCGTCCGCTTCCTGCCACCCGGCAGACCCCGCGTGCTGCTGTCCGAGCTCGACGCCGGTGAGGTGACGCTCTTCGTCGGTGTGCCCCCCATGCTGCGGATGCTCGCCAAGGCCGCCCGCACCGCGCCGCCCGAGGGGCGGAGGGCCGGATTCCTGTCCGCCGGTATGGCCCTGGACGCGCACACCGCCGAACTGGTCGGGACCCGGCTCGGCGGCCACACCGGCCAGGTCTACGGGACCACCGAGACCGGGCCGATCTGTGTGAGCGCTCCCGCCCCGCGGCGGCCGGGCGTGCTGGGGCCGGGCGCACCCCTGCCCGGGGTGGACGTCCGCCTCGCCCCGGTCCCGGGGGACCCCGGTGACGGTGCCGGCGGCTCCCCGGCCGGGACGGGGCTCGTGACCGTCACGTCCCCCTCGATGATGCTCGGTTACGCCGAGGCGGGGACCGTCGACCCGGCCTCACTGGCCGGCGGGTTCACCACGGGTGACCTGGCCCGGTGGGAAGCGTCGGAGCTCGTCCTCGTCGGGCGCCTGTCCACGAGCATCAACGTCGCGGGGGCCAAGATCAGCCCCGAGCAGATCGAATCCGTCCTGCTCGCCTTCCCGGACGTCGCCTCCTGCCTGGTGGCCGGTGTGGACGACCCGCTCCTCGGACAGCGGATCAGCGCGACGGTGACGCCCGGCACGGTCGACCTCGACAAGCTGAACCGCTTCTGCCGGGAAAAGCTGTCGCCTTCCCAGGTCCCCCATGTCTTCGCCGCCGCGGCGGAATTGCCGACCACTGAGACCGGGAAGGTCATCAGGCCCCGGACCGGTCAGTAAGGAAGCAAGAGAGTGAAAACAGAGAACATCTTCCTGGCCGGGACCGGGGCGTACATTCCGCCCAGGGTGAGTGCGGCCGAGGCGGTCCGGAACGGTTCGTACGACAAGGAGCGGATGGAGTCGTGCGGTTGGCGCAGTATCGCCGTCTCCGACGGCGTCTCCGCACCGGACATGGCGGTGGCGGCCGTCCGCCAGGCGGTGGGCCGCTCGGGGCTCGGCCCGGAGGAGATCGACATCCTCATCCACTCCTGCGCCTACCACCAGGGCCCTGACGGCTGGTCGGCACCGCACTACGTACTGCGTTCCACCCTCGGCACCCCGATCCCGGCGCTGACGGTGGATCAGGGGTGCAACGCGTTCCTCGCCGCCCTGGAGATGGCCACCCAGTACCTGCTGTGCTCGCCGTCCCGCACCGGAGCCCTGGTGAGCAGCGCGGACAACTTCGGCGCTCCCTCGGTCGACCGCTGGTACGCCCACCGTGACGCGGTGCTCGCCGACGCGGCCTCGGCGGTGGTGCTGTCGAAGCGGTCCGGCTGGGCCGCGCTGCGTTCCGTCGAATCGGTGTCGCTTCCCCAGTTCGAGATCCTCAACCGCGGGCACGAACCGATCTTCCCGCCCGCGCTCACCACCGGGCGGAAGCTCGACATGAACGAGCATCTGGAGGCGATGGTCGAGGAGCTGGGCCCGAAGGCGTCCGAGATCGGCCGGGACTACGCCGCGAGCGGGTCGAAGCTGATCGAGCAGGTGACGGGCGAAGCGGGTATCGGCGTGGCGGACCTGTCGAAGGTGCTCCACCTCGGGGCGGGCAGCCCCGACTTCCTGGAAAGCCACCTGCGGCCGATGGGCCTGGACGCGTCCCTCGGCGGCGTCGACTTCTTCCGGGACGTGGGCCATGCCGGCGCCGCCGACGTCGGGCTGCAGCTCAACCACCTCGTCGAGGACGGGCAGGTGAGCCCCGGGGACCACCTCCTGATGATGAGCGCCGGGCCCGGAATCATGATCACCGCGGCGGTCGTCACGGTGCTCGAAATCCCCTCCTGGCACGCGGGGGGCACCGAGGGGAGCCAGGCATGACGGGCCCGGGAGCCACCCCGGTACCGGGCCCCGCCGGGCCCGAGGAGACCGTCGCCGTCGTCGGGCTGAGCTGCCGGTTCCCCGGCGACGCCGACTCCCCCGACGCCTTCTGGGACCTCCTGGTCCAGGGCCGGGACGGCACCCGGGACGACGGGGCGGAGCGCTGGGCGCCGTACGCGGAGACCGGTCACGGCCACGCGGCCGTCCTCCGGAAGACCACGACGCGCGGCGGCTTCCTCACCGACATCGCCGGTTTCGACGCGGAGTTCTTCGGCATCTCGCCGCGCGAGGCCGAGCTGATGGATCCGCAGCAGCGGCTGCTGCTCGAACTGGCATGGGAGGCACTGGAACACGCGGGCATCCCTCCCCTCAGCCTGGGCGGCAGCGACTGCGGTGTCTTCGTGGGCGTCGGCTCGGACGACTACGGGCGCCGGCTGCTGGAGGACCTGGACCGGATCGAGCCCTGGACCGGTATCGGCGCGGCCCTGTGCGCCACCGCGAACCGCATCTCCCACAACCTCGACCTGCGCGGCCCCAGCCTCGCCGTCGACACCGCGTGCTCCGCCTCCCTGGTCGGCATCCATCTGGCCTGCCGGAGCCTGCTGTCCGGGGAGTCCGGCCTGGCCCTGGCCGCGGGCGTGAACCTCATGGTCGCGCCCGGCGTCTCGGTGACCCTGGACCGTGCGGGCGCCACGTCACCGGACGGCCGCAGCAAGCCGTTCGACGCCTCGGCGGACGGTTACGGCCGGGGCGAGGGGGCGGGCGTACTCGTCCTCAAGCGCCTGTCGGACGCCGAGCGGGCGGGGGACCGCGTCCTCGCGGTGATCCGCGGCACCGGGGTGAGCCAGGACGGACGTACCGACGGCATCATGGCGCCCAACGGTGAAGCGCAGGCGGACCTGCTGCGCAGGACCTACGCGCAGTGCCGCATCGCCCCGGACACCGTCGACTACGTGGAGGCGCACGGCACCGGGACCGTGGCAGGCGACCCGCTGGAGACCGCTGCGCTCGCCTCGGTCTTCGGTGCGGGCCGCCCGGTGGACCGGCCCTGCCTCATCGGCTCGGTGAAGGGCAACATCGGGCACCTGGAAGCCGGTTCGGGGATCGCCGGGATGATCAAGACGATCCTGGCGCTCGTGCACGAGGAGATCCCGCCCAACGTCCACTTCTCCACCCCCAACCCGCGCATCCGCTGGGCGGAGTCACGGCTCCGGGTGGCCACGGAGCGCATCCCGTGGCCCCGTGGGGACCGGCCCCGCCGGGCCGGTGTCTCCAGCTTCGGTTACGGCGGCACCATCGGGCACATCGTCCTGGAGGAGGCGCCGGCACGTCCCGAGCCGCCGGCCGCGTCCGGGGGCGGCGCGGCTCTGCCGCGCCTGTTCCCGCTCTCCGGCCGGTCCGGGGCGACCGTCCGGGAGGACGCGGCCAGGCTCGCCGACTGGCTGAGCGGACCGGGCGCGGACGTCCCGCTCGCCGCGCTCGCGCAGGACCTCGGGGCCCGGCGCAGCCATCTGGACCGCCGTGCCGCCGTCGTCGCCGCCGGCCACGCGGAGCTGGAGAGCAGGCTGCGCCGCGTCGCCGCGGGGGAGACGGGCCACGGTCTCGCCGAGGGCACGGTGGCGGGCGAGGGCCGGGACGAAACGGTGTGGGTCTTCTCCGGAACCGGCGCCCAGTGGGCGGGCATGGGCGGCGAACTGCTGGCCACGGACCCCGGCTTCGCCGAGGTGATCGACAGGATCGGGCCGGTCTTCGCCGAGGAGATCGGCACGACGGCCCGGCAGATGATCGAGGAAGGCGAGGTCACCCGCACCGACGTCGCCCAGGCGATGATCTACGCGGTCCAGATGGGCCTCGTCGCCGTCTGGCGGTCGCTCGGGGTGGAGCCCGCGGCCGTCATCGGTCACTCCATGGGGGAGATCGCGGCCGCCGCGACGGCCGGGATCCTGTCGGTCGAGGACGGCGCCCGGCTGGTGTGCCGTCGCAGTGTCCTGCTGCGCCGGGTGGCCGGGGCCGGCGGCATGCTGATGATCGGCCTGCCCGCCGACGAGGCCGCTGCCCGGCTGACCGGCGTCGACGGTGTGGTTCCCGCGGTCCTCGCCTCGCCCACCACGACCGTGGTGTCCGGGGCGGTGGCGGAGATCGACGCCCTTGCCGGAAAGCTGGCGGCGGACCCGGACGTGCTGGTACGCCGGGTCAGCAGTGACGTGGCCTTCCACAGCCCGCAGATGGAGCCCCTGATGAAGGAGCTCGCCGAGGCCGCGGCCGACCTCACCGTCCGCCCGCCCCGTATCCCCGTCTACAGCACCGCGCTGGAGGACCCGCGTGACGCGGCCCCCCGTGACGGCGCCTACTGGGCCACCAACCTGCGCAGCCCGGTACGGCTGTCCGGCGCCGTGGCCGCTGCGGCCGAGGACGGGTTCAGGACCTTCCTGGAGGTGTCGGCCCATCCGGTGGTCGTGCACTCCGTCCAGGAGGTGCTGGACACGGCCGGGGTCAAGGGGAGCTGTGTCGCCGCCTCCCTGCGCCGGGGCACCGGGGAGCGGGAGCAGCTCCTCGTGAACGCGGGGCTGCTCCACTGCCGCGGAGTCGCCCTCGGCTGGGCCCCGGCCCCGGGTGCGGAGCCCCTGTCGCTCCCGCCCCGGAGCTGGCGGCGCCAGCGGTACTGGCGCGACCTGCCGGTCCACAGGGCCGACCGCGGACGCCACGACCCGGCGAGCCGTACCGTCCTGGGGCCACGGACCACCCTGGCGGGGAGCACACCGCTGGAGGTCTGGCGCACCCGCGTCGACATGGAGCTCCGGCCGTACCCGGGAAGCCACACCATCCACGGCGTGGAGATCCTCCCGGCGGCCGTCGTCCTCCAGACGTTCCTGGACACGGCGGAGCGGGGCGAAGGACCGTGCGGCCTCTCCGACGTGTCGTTCGACCTGCCGCTCACCCTGACCGCGGCCCGGGACATCGACGTGATCGCGCAGGACGGCGTGGTCCGCCTGCTGTCCAGGCCCACCGGTCCGGACGAGGGCGGCCCGGACGCGGACGGGCAGCAGTGGCTGACCCACGCGGTGGCCTCCGTGTCCGCCGTGCACTCCGCGGCCGACGCGCTCCCGCCGCCGTCCCTTCCGGCCGTCGGCGCCGAGGGGGGCGCAGAGCTCCCCCTGGACCGGATCCATACCGGCCTCGCCGCGGTCGGCGTGCCGTCCATGGCCTTCCCCTGGCGCGTGGAACGCCTGGAGCGCGTCTCCGAGGGGCTGCGCGCGGACGTCCTCGCGGCCGATGAGCATGCCTCCGGCCCGGCGGCCTGGGCGCCGCTGTTCGACGCCGCGCTGTCCATGGCGGCCGTCGCCTTCCCCGGCCCCGCCGCGCTGCGCGTGGTGGCCGGGGCCGACCACGTGTGGGTCACGGGCGAGCCCCCGGCCCGCGCTCGCGTCGAGGCGCTCCTCGACGGCCCGGCCGCCGGCGCCCACGGCACGGTGCATGTGCGGATCTCGGCTGAGGACGGGCGGACCGTGGCCGTGCTCGCCGGGGTGCGGTACGCGGGCGCGGAGGCCGGGACGCGTCCGGGCACGCCCGGGGAACTGCTGTTCCGGATGGACTGGAAGCCGCTGACCCTCGACGGTGCCGGCACCCCCGGCCCGTCCCGGGCCCTGGTGCTGATCGGCGCGGACG
This DNA window, taken from Streptomyces nitrosporeus, encodes the following:
- a CDS encoding ketoacyl-ACP synthase III family protein, which produces MKTENIFLAGTGAYIPPRVSAAEAVRNGSYDKERMESCGWRSIAVSDGVSAPDMAVAAVRQAVGRSGLGPEEIDILIHSCAYHQGPDGWSAPHYVLRSTLGTPIPALTVDQGCNAFLAALEMATQYLLCSPSRTGALVSSADNFGAPSVDRWYAHRDAVLADAASAVVLSKRSGWAALRSVESVSLPQFEILNRGHEPIFPPALTTGRKLDMNEHLEAMVEELGPKASEIGRDYAASGSKLIEQVTGEAGIGVADLSKVLHLGAGSPDFLESHLRPMGLDASLGGVDFFRDVGHAGAADVGLQLNHLVEDGQVSPGDHLLMMSAGPGIMITAAVVTVLEIPSWHAGGTEGSQA
- a CDS encoding aspartate aminotransferase family protein, which codes for MGGADSELQTNAEYLEAIKEVVVGGVSSSMRAAAVPQPLVVRRADGCLIRDVEDGEYIDFNMGYGPHIFGYADRDLAEAVADQFTKGHMTGLPHELDAEAGALVAELVPGVEQIKFANSGTEAVTSVLRLARATTGRQLVVTFEGHYHGWSETVLRAGKTTLQVQGTRPTDVVPGAPGMIPEALGHTAQVPWNDPEAVKELFARDGDRIAAVILEPVLANAGVIPPAPGFLQLLRDLTSRSGSMLIFDEVITGFRVARGGAQERYGVEPDLTVLSKVMGGGFPVAAFGGRKAAMRLFASNEAHHAGVYAGNHGSLRAVVTMLTKIRAQRGLYEELEGVGAAAEDTLREVFAAEGRSVHINRVGTLMCVALLRKPLEKSDTLRGLAEAFDFSQHRRFQILAQREGVYFHPNPLEPWFLSTAHTRSVLDKAAGALRRALVVLG
- a CDS encoding class I adenylate-forming enzyme family protein, translating into MTDARAALLSLLRDRCARLGDTPLISDGSGATGARRLLEDVDAKARAWRAAGVGPGALVGTVAWPAAEFVSDVFAIISTGAVAVPLSRRQTPWELQRIQERCALDFLSAAHDSPLALAVTAVSRGARTLSRAPASGREATRGRAFAEAATAQITSGTTGYPRVALRSASALLAEAEHYRVALDLGPESRLLCPVPLQHAYGFGLCALAAPLAGAPVRFLPPGRPRVLLSELDAGEVTLFVGVPPMLRMLAKAARTAPPEGRRAGFLSAGMALDAHTAELVGTRLGGHTGQVYGTTETGPICVSAPAPRRPGVLGPGAPLPGVDVRLAPVPGDPGDGAGGSPAGTGLVTVTSPSMMLGYAEAGTVDPASLAGGFTTGDLARWEASELVLVGRLSTSINVAGAKISPEQIESVLLAFPDVASCLVAGVDDPLLGQRISATVTPGTVDLDKLNRFCREKLSPSQVPHVFAAAAELPTTETGKVIRPRTGQ
- a CDS encoding type I polyketide synthase, which gives rise to MTGPGATPVPGPAGPEETVAVVGLSCRFPGDADSPDAFWDLLVQGRDGTRDDGAERWAPYAETGHGHAAVLRKTTTRGGFLTDIAGFDAEFFGISPREAELMDPQQRLLLELAWEALEHAGIPPLSLGGSDCGVFVGVGSDDYGRRLLEDLDRIEPWTGIGAALCATANRISHNLDLRGPSLAVDTACSASLVGIHLACRSLLSGESGLALAAGVNLMVAPGVSVTLDRAGATSPDGRSKPFDASADGYGRGEGAGVLVLKRLSDAERAGDRVLAVIRGTGVSQDGRTDGIMAPNGEAQADLLRRTYAQCRIAPDTVDYVEAHGTGTVAGDPLETAALASVFGAGRPVDRPCLIGSVKGNIGHLEAGSGIAGMIKTILALVHEEIPPNVHFSTPNPRIRWAESRLRVATERIPWPRGDRPRRAGVSSFGYGGTIGHIVLEEAPARPEPPAASGGGAALPRLFPLSGRSGATVREDAARLADWLSGPGADVPLAALAQDLGARRSHLDRRAAVVAAGHAELESRLRRVAAGETGHGLAEGTVAGEGRDETVWVFSGTGAQWAGMGGELLATDPGFAEVIDRIGPVFAEEIGTTARQMIEEGEVTRTDVAQAMIYAVQMGLVAVWRSLGVEPAAVIGHSMGEIAAAATAGILSVEDGARLVCRRSVLLRRVAGAGGMLMIGLPADEAAARLTGVDGVVPAVLASPTTTVVSGAVAEIDALAGKLAADPDVLVRRVSSDVAFHSPQMEPLMKELAEAAADLTVRPPRIPVYSTALEDPRDAAPRDGAYWATNLRSPVRLSGAVAAAAEDGFRTFLEVSAHPVVVHSVQEVLDTAGVKGSCVAASLRRGTGEREQLLVNAGLLHCRGVALGWAPAPGAEPLSLPPRSWRRQRYWRDLPVHRADRGRHDPASRTVLGPRTTLAGSTPLEVWRTRVDMELRPYPGSHTIHGVEILPAAVVLQTFLDTAERGEGPCGLSDVSFDLPLTLTAARDIDVIAQDGVVRLLSRPTGPDEGGPDADGQQWLTHAVASVSAVHSAADALPPPSLPAVGAEGGAELPLDRIHTGLAAVGVPSMAFPWRVERLERVSEGLRADVLAADEHASGPAAWAPLFDAALSMAAVAFPGPAALRVVAGADHVWVTGEPPARARVEALLDGPAAGAHGTVHVRISAEDGRTVAVLAGVRYAGAEAGTRPGTPGELLFRMDWKPLTLDGAGTPGPSRALVLIGADGGLTAEFRAAAGDAGLRCLVTEDPDGLGVLRDQVPGPVDVLVLPSAERPGQEAGDRAVQEAWLLARAAQRLGAWPPGTARLWSLTSGVREADRLGSVAQAARWGLGRVVGGEHPGLWGGTLDLGRRPTRDDLVTALAVIAANPGEDVVAIREGGALANRLVRSEPGAGAEQAPLRCRPDGTYLVTGGLGSLGGDIARWLVERGARRLVLAGRSALPPRSRWDAVTDAVQARRIETVRGLEALGATVRVLSVDLSDADAAAAALAPDALGMPAIRGVVHAAGVLEDQLVDQLDAGSLAAVMRPKAGGALTLHRLFPPGTLDFLVHFSSCGQFLGLTGQAAYASANAFLDAMAAYDHTLGATGSMSLAWTSWRGMGMADNAAVDAELQAHGVGAITPPEAFGAWEQAGRAGVASLAVLRPVPLPDGARRTGLLRDIAEGETAASEQQEPTAGHQNLAELSEEALRALLHEQTVSVVISEMRLDPAELDPDRSLLKMGLDSVMAIVLRRRLERLLERKLPANLVWHQQTVSAIVNYLVASIRS